In Deinococcus betulae, a genomic segment contains:
- a CDS encoding DUF2141 domain-containing protein produces the protein MNHLALAALGTLTLSACTLAGNPIKKDVTGQLRGFNSNQNLGLAIVGFNGGQYTADGTQSQVIDKFLTGGFALDLPTNLPYGTYRVIVFRDANNNNRYDTGDTVLSADNGKRLLYAQRENQFVAGTKAGWNLVDSSGYVQTTLLNNYDLNAQ, from the coding sequence GAACCACCTTGCTCTGGCCGCCCTTGGCACCTTGACCCTCAGCGCCTGCACTCTGGCGGGCAACCCCATCAAGAAAGACGTGACGGGCCAGTTGCGCGGCTTTAACAGCAATCAGAACCTGGGCCTGGCCATCGTGGGCTTTAATGGTGGTCAGTACACCGCTGACGGCACGCAAAGTCAGGTGATTGACAAGTTCCTGACGGGCGGCTTCGCGCTCGACCTGCCCACCAACCTGCCCTACGGCACCTACCGAGTGATTGTGTTCCGTGACGCCAACAATAACAACCGCTACGACACGGGTGATACCGTACTGAGCGCCGATAACGGCAAGCGCTTACTTTACGCCCAGCGCGAGAATCAGTTTGTTGCAGGCACTAAAGCAGGTTGGAACTTGGTAGATAGCTCAGGCTATGTGCAAACGACCCTGCTGAATAATTACGACTTGAACGCCCAGTAA
- a CDS encoding DUF1802 family protein yields the protein MTHALKEWDTQTRLLIQGRLSLLIRKGGIMETHDGFEVERRSFLLYPTFLHQNPEELQPQYRDLLRDDPVPGQIQLPALAEVVAVHKIEALDAALRLEPLQALTAAAIERRFHYRNRPWVHALLLRIRPLSQPIILPETPEMLGCVSWGPLGDIEVPLGQPVIPEAELQERRKALEQLL from the coding sequence ATGACCCACGCTCTCAAAGAATGGGACACCCAGACCCGACTGCTCATCCAGGGCCGCCTTTCCCTCCTGATCCGGAAGGGCGGCATCATGGAGACGCACGATGGATTTGAGGTCGAACGCCGTTCCTTTCTCCTCTATCCCACGTTCCTGCACCAGAATCCAGAGGAGTTACAGCCGCAGTACCGCGACCTGCTGCGCGACGATCCTGTGCCCGGCCAGATTCAGTTGCCGGCCCTGGCCGAGGTTGTGGCTGTTCATAAAATTGAGGCACTGGACGCTGCTCTCCGGTTGGAACCCCTGCAGGCGCTCACAGCTGCCGCGATTGAACGGCGCTTTCACTACCGCAACCGGCCCTGGGTTCATGCGCTGCTGCTGCGAATTCGCCCGCTCAGCCAACCGATAATCTTACCAGAGACACCAGAGATGCTGGGCTGTGTCAGCTGGGGGCCTCTAGGAGATATTGAAGTGCCGTTAGGGCAGCCAGTTATCCCTGAAGCAGAACTTCAGGAGCGTCGGAAGGCACTCGAACAGCTGCTTTAG
- a CDS encoding O-antigen ligase family protein, with amino-acid sequence MSMEQRHILSATSASHLAENIKVPILLILFELCILLLLINPGVFLSSDSIYLIPKLWWIYIVLAPTAGLLFWRAQATMDWWMVLPVLLFSGWLLVTSLWLRPLIPLWMGPEDRADGILMHLIYCLIALSGAAWMSSAPLGTVLNRVGQFLSICGGVLSLVAILQQLQLLGVPGLNATEGMSATVAGGTLGNRGYMGGALALLLPLTIWHIYRSKHKLSWILVFLVSWGLVASMSRGAWLAGFLGTGLLLFRIRPPARIWLSLSLGIICAVVGNFCFGGRQFSHAEEIFNNSGRTILYKSALIGIGQKPLTGWGVPGLWKVMSTFSTEMLLEEGYRKEYTSVVRLRGDSLASPRFIISETDGKKVLFEIPINKVHNEYFDYALTYGLPATALFIWLLGLSFTRSWSDAPVISAAIAAYGTYLLTWPEVVRFAPLAWFLIGLGLTCVSKRADQAAASSTIES; translated from the coding sequence ATGTCAATGGAACAAAGACATATATTATCCGCAACGTCGGCCTCTCATCTAGCTGAGAACATCAAGGTACCTATTCTCCTAATTCTTTTTGAGCTCTGTATTCTATTATTATTAATTAATCCAGGGGTTTTCTTATCCTCAGATTCAATTTATCTCATACCCAAACTTTGGTGGATTTATATTGTGCTTGCCCCTACGGCTGGTCTTTTATTTTGGCGAGCTCAAGCCACAATGGATTGGTGGATGGTTCTTCCTGTACTACTTTTTAGTGGCTGGCTTTTAGTAACAAGCCTTTGGCTGCGTCCTCTAATCCCGCTTTGGATGGGTCCTGAAGATAGAGCCGATGGTATTCTTATGCACCTCATTTATTGTCTCATTGCATTGAGTGGAGCAGCATGGATGAGTAGTGCTCCACTTGGTACAGTACTGAATAGGGTTGGTCAATTTCTCTCAATTTGTGGTGGCGTCCTCTCTCTAGTTGCCATTCTTCAGCAACTGCAGCTTCTAGGTGTACCCGGTCTTAACGCCACCGAGGGGATGAGTGCCACAGTGGCAGGTGGGACATTAGGCAATAGGGGATATATGGGAGGCGCTCTTGCCCTACTATTACCTCTTACGATTTGGCACATTTATCGCTCTAAGCATAAATTGTCTTGGATATTAGTATTCCTTGTCAGCTGGGGCCTGGTGGCTTCTATGAGTCGTGGCGCTTGGCTCGCTGGCTTTTTGGGAACTGGCCTTTTACTTTTTCGCATACGTCCTCCGGCACGTATTTGGCTGAGTCTATCTTTAGGAATAATTTGTGCCGTTGTAGGAAATTTTTGCTTTGGTGGTCGACAATTTAGTCACGCAGAAGAAATTTTTAATAATAGCGGAAGAACTATTCTATACAAATCTGCCCTGATTGGTATAGGCCAAAAACCACTAACAGGTTGGGGTGTGCCTGGGCTTTGGAAAGTTATGTCCACATTTTCTACAGAAATGCTTTTAGAAGAGGGATATAGGAAAGAGTATACAAGTGTAGTTCGATTGAGAGGTGATTCTCTCGCTTCTCCAAGATTCATCATTTCAGAAACGGATGGCAAAAAGGTTCTCTTTGAAATTCCTATAAATAAAGTTCATAATGAATACTTCGACTACGCCCTCACTTATGGCCTACCAGCAACTGCGCTTTTCATATGGCTATTGGGCCTCAGTTTTACTCGTAGCTGGTCAGATGCTCCTGTTATTAGTGCTGCTATCGCCGCTTATGGAACCTATCTTCTTACATGGCCAGAAGTTGTAAGATTCGCACCTCTAGCCTGGTTCCTTATCGGACTCGGCCTAACATGCGTTTCCAAGAGGGCTGATCAGGCTGCTGCATCTTCTACAATAGAATCATGA
- a CDS encoding type II secretion system protein — MFYQEQGFTLIELLIVISIIGLLIAVLVPTILGAQSRAYDASALGCANEIKSKQAMYLIDQNVYAKVGDLKNIYAIACNDGVTISQISSPSATSYAIEVKHVNGTKTYIIRNVGLSSS; from the coding sequence ATGTTTTATCAAGAACAAGGTTTTACTCTTATCGAGCTTCTTATAGTGATCTCAATCATAGGCTTGTTGATAGCCGTCTTAGTTCCAACTATCCTTGGTGCGCAGAGCAGAGCATATGATGCATCAGCTCTAGGATGCGCAAATGAGATCAAAAGTAAACAGGCTATGTATCTAATAGACCAAAATGTATATGCAAAAGTGGGTGACTTAAAGAACATTTACGCAATAGCTTGTAATGATGGTGTAACAATTTCACAAATCTCTTCACCCAGCGCTACTTCTTATGCGATTGAAGTTAAACATGTCAATGGAACAAAGACATATATTATCCGCAACGTCGGCCTCTCATCTAGCTGA
- a CDS encoding type IV pilin protein, with amino-acid sequence MKNTTQGFTLIELLIVIAIIGILAAVLIPNLLGAQKRSYDTASSACANEIKNKQALYLIDKNTYASTKAALVGDYAPNCDSQVAWDVTAGTQTTFTGTATHPSGTKNYTITEKALTNTAKS; translated from the coding sequence ATGAAGAACACGACCCAAGGCTTCACCCTGATCGAGCTGCTGATCGTTATCGCCATCATCGGCATCCTGGCCGCTGTACTAATTCCTAACCTGCTAGGTGCTCAGAAGCGCTCTTACGACACAGCATCCAGCGCTTGCGCAAATGAAATTAAGAATAAACAGGCGCTGTATCTGATTGACAAGAATACATATGCCTCCACTAAAGCCGCTTTGGTTGGCGATTATGCTCCTAACTGCGATTCGCAAGTTGCTTGGGATGTAACCGCTGGTACTCAGACCACATTTACAGGCACCGCAACTCATCCAAGTGGTACCAAAAACTACACGATCACTGAAAAGGCATTGACTAACACTGCCAAGAGCTAA
- the dnaB gene encoding replicative DNA helicase, which yields MELTPRVPPHSNDAEISVLGSILLDNDALGQLGDSVTPEMFYREGHRKIFTAMRTLQERGEPVDLVTLSEDLRVKGQLDEVGGLTYLIGLSDQVPTAAYAEHYARIVQEKATLRALISASGKAMQLAYEAQLPLEDLLDRAEKMIFEVAEQKKKGEAFQAMNEVVTETFEYITLLHQNKGIPDGVSSGFRDLDEQISGLQKGSLNVLAARPSMGKTAFALSIAQNVALRGEKAVAVFSLEMPAVQLALRMLCSEARVDMNRIRSGQLNERDFERLAHAAGRLADAPMIIDDEPDLTLNGLRSKLRRIAAQHGQLGLVVIDYLQLMSGGKSSGGSDNRQQEISTISRGLKGLAREMEVPVIVLSQLSRAVEQRPNHRPMLSDLRESGAIEQDADIVMFIYRDEYYNKETDQQGIAEIIIGKQRNGPVGTVKLQFHSAHVRFNDLAPEGV from the coding sequence TTGGAACTCACGCCACGCGTGCCGCCGCACAGTAATGACGCCGAAATTAGCGTGCTGGGCAGCATTTTGCTGGACAACGACGCACTGGGTCAGCTGGGTGATTCAGTCACTCCCGAGATGTTCTACCGCGAAGGTCACCGCAAGATTTTTACGGCCATGCGTACCCTGCAAGAACGGGGCGAACCGGTGGACCTGGTGACTCTCAGTGAAGATTTGCGGGTCAAAGGGCAATTGGATGAGGTAGGCGGCTTGACCTACCTGATTGGTCTGTCAGACCAAGTGCCCACTGCTGCTTATGCCGAGCATTACGCGCGTATCGTGCAGGAGAAGGCCACCCTACGCGCGCTGATTAGTGCGTCGGGCAAGGCTATGCAGTTGGCCTACGAGGCCCAGCTGCCCCTAGAAGACCTACTAGACCGCGCTGAGAAGATGATTTTCGAGGTGGCCGAGCAGAAGAAAAAGGGTGAAGCCTTTCAGGCCATGAACGAAGTCGTCACCGAGACCTTCGAGTACATCACCCTGCTTCACCAGAACAAGGGCATTCCAGACGGCGTCAGCAGCGGCTTTCGTGATCTGGACGAGCAGATCAGTGGGCTACAGAAAGGCAGTCTGAATGTGCTGGCGGCCCGGCCGAGCATGGGCAAGACGGCGTTCGCCCTCTCTATCGCCCAGAATGTGGCCCTGCGCGGTGAAAAGGCGGTGGCGGTGTTCAGCCTGGAAATGCCCGCTGTTCAGCTCGCCCTGCGCATGCTGTGCAGTGAGGCGCGGGTGGACATGAACCGGATTCGTTCGGGGCAGCTCAATGAACGCGACTTCGAGCGCCTCGCCCATGCCGCTGGCCGCCTGGCCGACGCCCCCATGATTATCGACGACGAACCGGATCTGACCCTCAACGGCCTGCGCAGCAAGCTCCGGCGAATTGCGGCGCAGCACGGGCAACTGGGTCTGGTCGTCATTGACTACTTGCAGCTCATGTCGGGGGGCAAAAGCAGCGGCGGCAGCGACAACCGTCAGCAGGAAATCAGCACCATCTCGCGCGGCCTCAAGGGGCTGGCGCGTGAAATGGAAGTGCCGGTCATCGTGCTGTCGCAGCTGTCGCGCGCCGTAGAGCAGCGGCCCAACCACCGCCCCATGCTCTCGGACCTGCGCGAATCCGGCGCCATTGAGCAGGACGCTGACATCGTGATGTTCATCTACCGCGACGAGTATTACAACAAAGAAACTGATCAGCAGGGCATTGCGGAAATCATTATCGGCAAGCAGCGCAACGGCCCGGTGGGCACTGTTAAGCTGCAATTTCATAGCGCGCACGTGCGGTTTAACGATCTTGCGCCGGAGGGTGTGTAA
- a CDS encoding NUDIX hydrolase, producing the protein MAEDHSKANQGAGQRRRRRRRGVPTPARPGQVTTTTAVPVPAAPSKRGQKRPLAEPRIGVGCIVLRGEEILLVRERGRWSLPKGGLEAGELVQDGARRETFEETGLVVELRDLAFIVEFQAVTWGHHLQFFYTGREVGGKLEPRDPDRDVQEARFVPIRQLREFIRFRPRLVALETWLRERRPRHFVFNLDKEPAMLRKRRRVGEMPAARAPEPEFTDEPDL; encoded by the coding sequence ATGGCGGAAGACCACAGCAAGGCCAATCAGGGCGCTGGGCAGCGGCGTCGGCGCCGGCGTCGGGGGGTGCCAACCCCGGCCCGACCCGGTCAAGTCACCACCACCACGGCGGTGCCTGTGCCCGCTGCGCCCAGCAAACGCGGCCAAAAGCGCCCGCTGGCCGAGCCTCGCATCGGTGTGGGCTGCATCGTGCTGCGCGGCGAGGAGATTCTGCTGGTGCGCGAGCGGGGTCGCTGGTCACTGCCCAAGGGTGGCCTGGAAGCGGGCGAACTGGTGCAGGACGGCGCCCGGCGCGAGACTTTCGAGGAAACGGGACTGGTCGTCGAACTGCGGGACCTGGCCTTTATCGTCGAATTCCAGGCAGTGACCTGGGGCCATCACCTACAATTTTTCTACACGGGCCGCGAGGTCGGCGGCAAGCTGGAGCCGCGCGATCCCGACCGCGACGTGCAGGAAGCCCGCTTCGTGCCTATTCGCCAGTTGCGCGAATTCATCCGGTTTCGCCCGCGTCTGGTCGCCCTGGAAACCTGGCTGCGCGAGCGCCGGCCCCGGCACTTTGTCTTTAACCTGGATAAGGAGCCGGCCATGCTGCGTAAACGCCGCCGGGTGGGTGAGATGCCCGCAGCGCGCGCTCCCGAGCCAGAATTCACTGACGAACCAGATTTATAG
- a CDS encoding SDR family NAD(P)-dependent oxidoreductase has protein sequence MTQYLAPTAPVAGPALSDLLGGQVIAVTGADQGYGRTVSAALAHAGASVVLIGDNSETLAVAASQLEHAGGHAIPIKADVGVPLDWLSAQTRILDIFGELHGIVHLADKRAHSEFTALSENEWMDLFNCNVKSSVAITQILRRRLPETWLTIIGPHLDERGLHVAPQRGAIRGLVEQAYTEDLRLNLLLPGRASSSEDKLDRPLASAVLALAAPGLGHLRGNVVEVPLPPVPKVRAEYR, from the coding sequence ATGACCCAGTACCTTGCTCCCACTGCGCCTGTCGCTGGTCCCGCGCTGAGCGACCTGCTTGGCGGTCAAGTGATTGCTGTCACTGGGGCCGATCAGGGCTACGGCCGCACCGTCAGCGCGGCTCTGGCCCACGCTGGGGCTAGTGTGGTGCTGATAGGTGACAACAGCGAGACGCTGGCGGTTGCGGCCAGTCAGCTGGAACACGCTGGCGGCCACGCTATTCCCATCAAGGCGGACGTTGGGGTGCCGCTGGACTGGCTGAGTGCCCAGACGCGCATCCTCGATATTTTTGGCGAGCTGCACGGCATTGTGCATCTGGCCGACAAGCGCGCGCATTCGGAATTTACGGCGCTGAGTGAAAACGAGTGGATGGACCTGTTTAACTGCAATGTCAAGAGCAGCGTGGCCATTACGCAGATTCTGCGTCGCCGCTTACCCGAAACCTGGCTGACCATTATCGGGCCGCATCTGGACGAACGTGGCCTGCACGTCGCGCCCCAGCGTGGGGCCATCCGCGGGCTGGTCGAGCAGGCCTACACCGAGGACCTGCGCCTGAATCTGCTTCTGCCGGGCCGCGCCAGCAGCAGCGAGGATAAGCTGGACCGGCCCCTGGCCAGTGCAGTCCTGGCTCTGGCGGCGCCGGGACTGGGGCACCTGCGTGGCAACGTCGTGGAAGTGCCCCTGCCGCCTGTGCCCAAAGTGCGCGCGGAGTACCGGTGA
- the nrdR gene encoding transcriptional regulator NrdR — MRCPYCSAPDSKVVNSRPSDDGASIRRRRECLNCARRFTTYERAQLEPLMVVKRSGPREAFNPDKLLRGLTLASEKRPVDGDALRAFAYGFEDDVQAAEIRSEEIGRRAMTFLRPLDDVAYIRFASVYRDFDSLERFIEEIRGLKDRDEQG, encoded by the coding sequence GTGAGGTGTCCGTATTGCTCGGCGCCCGACAGCAAGGTGGTCAACTCTCGGCCCAGCGATGATGGCGCCAGCATTCGCCGCCGCCGGGAATGTCTGAACTGCGCCCGGCGCTTTACCACCTACGAACGCGCCCAGCTTGAACCCCTGATGGTGGTCAAGCGCAGCGGGCCCCGCGAGGCCTTTAATCCCGACAAACTGCTGCGCGGCCTCACACTGGCCAGCGAGAAGCGCCCGGTAGACGGGGATGCCCTGCGCGCTTTTGCCTATGGCTTTGAGGATGACGTGCAGGCCGCCGAGATTCGCAGCGAGGAGATTGGCCGGCGCGCCATGACCTTTCTGCGCCCGCTGGACGACGTGGCCTATATCCGCTTTGCCAGCGTCTACCGCGACTTTGACTCGCTGGAACGCTTTATCGAGGAGATTCGTGGCCTGAAAGACCGAGACGAGCAAGGGTAA
- a CDS encoding 1-acyl-sn-glycerol-3-phosphate acyltransferase: MSPLWPGQRASLGSRLASALLRLFGWTAVLEPPPGVKFVGAAAPHTHNADFWPGLFWKWATRSPAHFVAKRELFFFPVGVFMRAVGGIPINRQRAGGNFVDAVVAVINREQEIVMIVAPEGTRSRGEYWKTGFYYMALEAGVPIAVTALDWGHKRVGIIGYVTPTGDLDADFARIRELLRDVRGHTPANETPAVPRPATGGPSRT, encoded by the coding sequence ATGTCTCCTTTGTGGCCTGGTCAGCGCGCTTCTTTGGGTTCCCGGCTGGCCTCTGCACTGCTGCGCCTGTTCGGCTGGACTGCGGTGCTGGAGCCGCCACCTGGCGTGAAATTCGTGGGTGCCGCCGCGCCACACACACACAACGCGGATTTCTGGCCCGGCCTGTTCTGGAAATGGGCCACGCGCAGCCCGGCCCATTTTGTGGCCAAGCGAGAACTGTTTTTCTTTCCGGTTGGCGTGTTTATGCGCGCAGTCGGCGGCATTCCGATTAACAGACAGCGGGCAGGCGGCAACTTTGTGGACGCCGTGGTGGCCGTCATCAACCGCGAACAGGAAATTGTGATGATCGTGGCCCCCGAAGGCACCCGCAGCCGCGGAGAATACTGGAAGACGGGCTTTTATTACATGGCTTTAGAGGCCGGCGTGCCTATCGCCGTGACCGCACTGGACTGGGGGCACAAGCGGGTGGGCATCATCGGGTATGTCACGCCCACCGGCGACCTGGACGCTGATTTCGCCCGAATCCGGGAGCTGCTGCGGGACGTGCGTGGCCACACCCCCGCCAACGAAACGCCGGCAGTGCCGCGCCCCGCTACTGGAGGGCCCAGCCGCACGTAA
- the rocF gene encoding arginase, producing MNVSLLGIPMDLGAGRRGVDMGPSALRNAHLARALRDLGHTVSDLGDVRVALPETVDKLRDSGLVFLDPILEACRAAAECVAALGTDTFPLTIGGDHSVSMGTVTGNALRAAPGGGRLGLIWVDAHTDYNTPQSSPSGNIHGMPVAHLTGLGDPRLTGLGGGWHMRPEDIVMIGIRSVDAHERELLREAGIKAYTMKEVDQLGITRIYEETLERLSGTAGLHVSFDADALDPTVCPGVGTPVPGGLTYREGHLLMELLSESGRVTSMDIVEVNPILDVHNQTAEVMVGMAASLMGQRIL from the coding sequence ATGAACGTGTCTTTGCTGGGGATTCCGATGGATTTAGGCGCCGGGCGCCGGGGTGTGGATATGGGGCCGTCGGCGCTGCGAAACGCCCACCTGGCCCGCGCGCTGCGCGACCTGGGCCACACCGTGAGTGACCTGGGCGACGTGCGCGTGGCGCTGCCCGAAACGGTGGACAAACTGCGGGACAGCGGCCTGGTGTTTCTGGACCCCATTCTGGAGGCCTGCCGCGCCGCTGCCGAGTGCGTGGCCGCGCTGGGGACCGACACCTTTCCGCTGACCATTGGCGGTGACCACAGCGTCAGCATGGGCACGGTGACCGGCAACGCTCTGCGCGCCGCGCCGGGCGGCGGCCGCCTGGGCCTGATCTGGGTGGACGCCCACACCGATTACAACACCCCCCAGAGCAGTCCCAGCGGCAACATTCACGGCATGCCGGTGGCCCACCTGACGGGTCTGGGTGACCCACGCCTGACCGGCCTGGGCGGTGGGTGGCACATGCGACCCGAGGACATCGTGATGATTGGGATTCGCAGCGTGGACGCCCACGAGCGCGAGTTGCTGCGCGAAGCAGGGATCAAGGCCTACACCATGAAAGAGGTGGACCAGCTGGGCATCACCCGCATCTACGAAGAAACGCTGGAGCGCCTGAGCGGCACGGCGGGCCTGCATGTCTCGTTTGACGCCGACGCCCTTGACCCTACGGTTTGCCCCGGTGTGGGCACCCCGGTGCCCGGCGGCCTGACCTACCGCGAGGGCCACCTGCTGATGGAACTGCTGAGCGAGTCGGGCCGGGTTACCAGCATGGATATCGTGGAAGTAAATCCTATTCTGGACGTTCATAACCAGACGGCTGAGGTCATGGTGGGCATGGCGGCCAGCCTGATGGGCCAGCGCATTCTGTAA